The following are encoded in a window of Congzhengia minquanensis genomic DNA:
- a CDS encoding S-layer homology domain-containing protein: MKIAKKLLAGVLVFMMSVSPVAFAEEASEDVAPVQEVTENSNYTAAAEKLQALGVLKNTSLQQTTVVGRGQFVSLLCEAMGYTTLGHDNKQIFNDVPPASVYSDAIRAAYDMGIINGTGDGYFYPDRAVTLNEAVKMSVVALGYDVYAREAGYPIGYFNQAQKLNLLDRVDCAPNDFVTAGDVYQLLVNIVDTDLLQLVEVGDKTKYQRIEGETVLSEHFQIYKVEGQITANSVSAVSALGSKAGRDKIMIDGTLYNVGETNAEIYLGYNVEIYYYKSKDDTVGTIRYIRPRMERMECVEVDARDIEPGETTLKTLAFYDENENLKRKTVSPTADLIYNGVARSLNSKFLLTPENGKVLLLDSDNSGDYDVVLVTSYIMYVVSAVNADRFTISDMYGQNQIMLDPQDSSVTYRIERDGKLVKDITGLSQWDVLSVAASSEYVDDEGIRRIDSAKSIHYDVVATTYNEIGVISTYDEDTLTVNGTVYNVSEYYKYLIKTNKIYEPNLGAIYTFHFNSDHEIVTIDDEGLETAGGYGYLLGVDAKSTIDSTVRLKILESTGKITEFVCNDKVTLDGRRGVKAFDGSKSDVFTALTDNSGKAVKQIIGYSTNNDGKIKVVDTKELDAGGNNSSSLGYYGELKNTLGYKSSDKTLGDRFVFDSTAVLFCVPAKETVEIDDGNGGKTTVEVTEGGAWDNDKNFSVGSVSSVLSNDDKPYLDVYNVGRSNAIELAVIYGKTSASMTANTYISVIEKITTAVNANGENVIRVYGMKDGVAFTNDLSPDGFTIKMYDGTNPYPDASVILNNSYNGTPVLETGDVIRFGTDSEGYIKEVEFVVDASNPEAYQNLNNHGVASRTVYGMLYDCYNGFAELVFDPNEAEKDTDRESYVYALKSVPIMLYDGNKETVRTASVADLTSYRDCRDTTTATKMAINARYGEVRSIVIYTNMD, from the coding sequence ATGAAAATAGCAAAGAAACTACTTGCAGGTGTGCTTGTATTCATGATGTCTGTTTCACCTGTTGCATTTGCTGAGGAGGCCTCCGAGGACGTGGCTCCGGTACAGGAGGTAACAGAAAACAGCAACTATACAGCTGCCGCAGAAAAGCTGCAGGCGCTGGGTGTTTTAAAGAATACATCCCTACAGCAAACCACAGTGGTTGGCAGAGGCCAGTTCGTGTCTTTACTATGTGAAGCAATGGGCTATACTACCTTAGGGCATGACAACAAGCAGATTTTTAATGACGTTCCACCCGCTTCTGTTTATTCTGACGCCATCCGTGCGGCTTATGACATGGGAATTATCAACGGTACGGGAGACGGATATTTTTATCCTGACAGGGCTGTGACCTTAAACGAGGCCGTAAAAATGTCTGTAGTGGCTCTGGGTTATGACGTGTATGCACGGGAGGCAGGATATCCCATTGGTTATTTTAATCAGGCGCAAAAGCTGAATCTGTTAGACAGGGTTGATTGCGCACCAAATGATTTTGTAACGGCCGGCGACGTTTATCAGCTTTTGGTAAATATTGTTGATACGGACCTTCTTCAGCTTGTGGAAGTTGGAGATAAGACAAAGTATCAGCGTATAGAAGGAGAAACAGTTCTATCGGAACACTTTCAGATTTATAAAGTGGAAGGCCAGATAACGGCAAACAGTGTTTCTGCTGTTTCGGCGCTTGGTTCAAAAGCCGGTAGAGATAAAATTATGATTGACGGCACTCTTTATAATGTCGGTGAGACAAACGCTGAAATTTATCTTGGTTATAATGTAGAAATTTATTATTACAAATCAAAAGACGATACGGTTGGAACCATTCGATATATCCGTCCCAGAATGGAGCGAATGGAGTGTGTTGAAGTTGATGCCCGGGATATTGAACCGGGGGAAACAACTTTAAAAACGCTTGCTTTTTATGATGAGAATGAAAACTTAAAAAGAAAAACTGTTTCTCCCACGGCTGACCTAATTTATAACGGAGTGGCGCGGTCGTTAAATTCTAAGTTTTTGCTTACCCCGGAGAACGGAAAGGTTCTGCTGCTCGATTCAGATAACAGCGGCGATTATGATGTTGTTTTAGTGACATCTTATATTATGTATGTAGTAAGCGCAGTAAACGCAGACAGGTTTACAATTTCGGATATGTATGGACAGAACCAAATCATGCTTGACCCACAGGACAGCAGCGTTACATATCGTATTGAACGTGATGGAAAACTTGTAAAAGATATTACAGGTCTTTCTCAATGGGATGTTTTATCGGTTGCTGCAAGCAGTGAATATGTAGACGACGAAGGAATTCGCCGGATTGACAGCGCAAAATCTATCCATTATGATGTTGTAGCGACCACATACAATGAAATTGGTGTAATCAGCACATACGACGAAGATACTCTAACCGTTAATGGTACGGTTTATAACGTGTCGGAGTATTATAAATACCTGATTAAAACGAACAAAATTTACGAACCGAATTTAGGCGCAATTTACACTTTCCACTTTAACAGCGACCACGAAATCGTAACAATTGACGATGAAGGTTTGGAAACAGCGGGCGGTTATGGATATTTACTGGGTGTTGATGCAAAATCAACCATTGACAGTACCGTTCGCCTTAAGATTTTGGAGAGCACAGGAAAAATTACAGAATTTGTTTGTAACGATAAGGTAACACTGGACGGAAGACGGGGGGTTAAGGCGTTTGATGGTTCTAAATCTGATGTTTTTACGGCCTTAACGGACAATTCGGGCAAAGCTGTGAAACAGATTATCGGATATTCCACCAACAATGACGGAAAGATTAAGGTTGTAGATACGAAAGAACTGGATGCCGGTGGAAACAATTCGTCAAGTTTGGGATATTACGGTGAACTGAAAAATACACTGGGATATAAATCCAGCGACAAAACCCTGGGCGACCGTTTCGTGTTCGACTCAACAGCAGTCCTCTTCTGTGTTCCTGCAAAAGAAACGGTTGAAATTGACGACGGAAACGGCGGCAAAACAACGGTTGAGGTTACCGAAGGTGGCGCATGGGACAATGATAAAAACTTCTCTGTGGGTTCTGTTTCTTCAGTCCTCAGTAACGATGATAAGCCATATCTTGACGTTTACAATGTAGGTAGATCCAACGCCATAGAGCTTGCGGTTATCTACGGAAAAACCAGCGCAAGTATGACTGCCAACACTTATATCAGCGTAATTGAAAAAATTACAACTGCAGTAAATGCTAATGGTGAAAACGTAATTCGAGTTTATGGCATGAAAGACGGCGTAGCATTCACCAACGACCTTTCGCCGGACGGCTTTACAATTAAAATGTACGACGGTACCAATCCGTATCCAGACGCATCAGTAATTTTAAATAATTCCTACAACGGAACTCCTGTTTTAGAAACGGGCGATGTTATCCGATTCGGAACAGATTCTGAAGGATATATTAAAGAAGTTGAATTTGTTGTGGACGCAAGCAATCCCGAGGCCTATCAAAATCTGAACAATCACGGAGTTGCATCAAGAACAGTCTATGGCATGCTGTACGACTGTTACAACGGCTTTGCAGAGCTGGTATTCGACCCGAATGAGGCAGAAAAGGATACTGACCGGGAATCTTATGTATATGCATTAAAATCCGTTCCCATCATGCTCTATGACGGCAATAAAGAAACCGTGCGCACGGCATCTGTTGCAGATTTAACATCTTACAGAGATTGCCGCGACACAACTACCGCGACGAAGATGGCAATTAATGCGAGATACGGCGAGGTTCGTTCTATCGTAATTTATACGAATATGGACTAA
- a CDS encoding S-layer homology domain-containing protein, whose translation MKTHKLKKMISLVTAVSLLLGLMLTSTVSAAEKPSVSLLGAHVTISGSAGDMDNVICIVLKPGYSDVNQLSVDEFQKACHYSNDTTPENGTYSFSFFMLDDSESGTYTATVGANGTFFENAEFYYASKNDRLDAIDNIVNAPSADALTSVLLGKEDDDEAQKEYLNKLYNAMGFLIDSYAAMSETQQLEINKALYASRGDYIGDDASDKAAVVFNNAIALSNVNHASDAEKMMQAITDYNSVFKFDLSEKGLYGSLASEEKELVYKAVYGRKPFEKEDDLSTAFNEELCVPYLNAIAYGDFVKFVEENNEYLNFDMDRFEDLNEDSQTAIAKEMAKADFDTIKQARTKFDDLLEKYEDEEDDNPGGGSSGGGGGSSGGGGNRGGNKVTDVYVGDKDKDDTSNVVEPSNEPYDDLESVTWAKDSILSLTEKGIVSGDGNKKFRPNDNIKREEFLKIALEAFNLVSDGAVCELDDVADNAWYYKYVASGMEKELVNGVDERHFGVGSEITRQDMATLAYRIAVYAGVDLSGGNGIAFSDEAEIGSYAKEAVAAMSANGIINGVGDGNFAPGSFATRAQACKIISQLLSLA comes from the coding sequence TTCTCGGCTTAATGCTGACATCAACTGTTTCTGCGGCTGAAAAACCAAGCGTCAGTCTTTTGGGGGCTCATGTAACCATAAGCGGTAGCGCAGGCGATATGGATAACGTTATCTGTATCGTTTTAAAGCCCGGTTATTCTGATGTGAACCAATTATCGGTTGATGAATTTCAAAAGGCTTGCCATTATTCAAATGACACGACTCCGGAAAATGGAACCTATTCGTTTTCGTTTTTCATGTTAGACGACAGTGAAAGCGGAACATATACAGCAACAGTAGGCGCCAACGGGACCTTTTTTGAAAATGCAGAGTTTTATTATGCCAGCAAGAATGACCGGTTAGACGCAATCGACAACATTGTTAATGCGCCAAGCGCCGATGCATTAACCAGCGTTCTGCTTGGTAAGGAAGATGACGACGAAGCACAAAAAGAATATTTAAATAAGCTTTACAACGCTATGGGATTTTTGATCGACAGCTATGCAGCAATGTCTGAGACGCAGCAGTTGGAAATTAACAAGGCACTGTATGCAAGCCGTGGAGATTACATAGGCGACGATGCATCCGACAAAGCAGCCGTTGTGTTTAACAATGCTATTGCGCTTTCCAATGTGAACCATGCTTCTGACGCGGAAAAAATGATGCAGGCGATCACCGATTATAACTCTGTTTTTAAGTTCGACTTGTCTGAAAAGGGATTATACGGAAGCCTTGCTTCGGAAGAAAAAGAACTTGTTTATAAAGCGGTGTATGGCAGAAAGCCATTTGAAAAGGAAGATGACCTTAGCACAGCTTTTAACGAAGAACTGTGCGTTCCATATTTAAATGCAATTGCATACGGCGATTTTGTGAAATTTGTTGAAGAGAACAACGAATATTTAAATTTTGACATGGATCGTTTTGAGGATTTAAATGAGGACAGCCAGACTGCAATTGCAAAAGAAATGGCAAAGGCTGATTTTGACACCATAAAACAGGCCAGAACAAAGTTTGATGACTTGTTGGAAAAATATGAAGACGAAGAAGATGACAACCCAGGCGGCGGTTCCTCCGGCGGTGGCGGCGGAAGCTCGGGCGGCGGAGGCAACAGAGGCGGTAACAAAGTTACCGACGTTTATGTCGGCGATAAAGATAAAGATGATACGAGCAATGTTGTGGAACCTTCTAACGAGCCCTATGACGATTTAGAAAGCGTAACATGGGCAAAAGACAGCATCTTGTCCCTGACAGAAAAGGGAATTGTATCCGGTGACGGTAACAAAAAATTTCGTCCCAACGACAACATTAAACGGGAAGAATTTTTAAAAATTGCTCTGGAAGCGTTCAATCTGGTAAGCGATGGCGCAGTATGCGAGTTAGATGATGTAGCAGATAACGCATGGTATTATAAATACGTTGCAAGCGGCATGGAAAAGGAATTGGTAAACGGCGTTGACGAAAGGCATTTTGGAGTAGGCAGCGAAATTACAAGACAGGACATGGCAACACTTGCTTACCGTATTGCCGTATATGCAGGAGTTGACCTTTCGGGCGGTAACGGAATTGCGTTTTCTGACGAAGCTGAAATTGGAAGTTATGCAAAAGAAGCAGTTGCGGCAATGAGTGCAAACGGCATTATAAACGGCGTTGGAGACGGCAATTTTGCTCCCGGCAGTTTTGCCACAAGGGCACAGGCGTGCAAAATTATTTCACAGCTGTTGTCATTGGCTTAA